GAGTCCACCCTTAGACATGGTGAAGAGTTGACCCAGGAACACCAagaaggacacagaggagaagaCCACCGAGATTACCATCAGGACCTGCACTGCCTTCAGCCACTCTGAGGAAAGGAAAACATTCCGAGATCTAAAAAACTGTCTTAGTTCTAAGATATTACCTTTGGGAGGGAAACATTGGCGTGTAGagataatgaaaaatacattgttGCTCACCAGTTTCTCTGGAGGATGCACACAACCAGGTTTCCGTGAAGTTGTCGAACCTACAGTTGTACCATAGGTCGGAGTTCTCCAAGCCATCCCACACCCACCAGGACTttaaagagagaagagacatgATACATACAGCTGGATATGTTGGGCACGATTGTTCGCTGTCCTTAATATGACTACTACCTTCTCCATAGTAGCAATGAACAGAATTGCCAGTGTGATGAGGTGCAGCAGGGTCACAAACATAAGCAGGTATGCCATGTTTCAACTCCCTGCCAAAAACAAACGAAACTGTTTAAATGTCGGCCTCCTGAGCAACAGCATTCACCCAATTTAACATGTTTGCAGCTTCCACAGTGAAAATCAGTGTGAGGAAAAGTTCTTGTTTTTGCCGTTGAAACATAAAATGGAAAATCTGAGTAGCTGAACAGAGTATACTCTGTTATATAAGACCAAGCTTCCAAACAGATTGCAATGAGTTATTTCTGAAACCCCTCTTTGACTGGGCTGTGTGTCACCATCGTAAAGCAAACCACAGAGAACTTGGGAGGGACTTGAAATCTAAACGGTACCAAAATATTTTTCCAATTAATCTCTCTACCCTTCTGAAtggctgtttttttcaattcggtACAGGGTATAGTCTGTAATTCAACTTACTTTTGGTTTTCATCAAAGCTGGTAATTATAGTTCAAGGAAAGCTTGTGActttaaaaaactatatatgTAGCATTGCACCTATACAGTAGTAAGCCTATAGTGCACAATTGAATGCCTAAAAGGCTATCAAAGTTGTATTGATATTCATTTCCGTTCACAATAAGGAGACATgcagcgagagagaaaaagactggaggaaaaaaagaccaACATGATGTGTGTAGATCTTTTTCTGGAGAAGAGTTCCATTTCTTGTTGGAGTCACAATACTGTCAAATGATGTAATTACACTAGAtttcatccatcacatgaaAGTCAAGGAAGGGTAAACATGTGAAAATTAGTTTTAAAACAAAGCCAATGGTTATGAAAAACATGTTGttgcgagaaataaataaaatacatccaTGCAACAGATTGAATAAGCATTATACTTTTTTCTGTGGCAACATTTTTCAAATAAGCTATGGCACCCAAAATGTGTGATAGTAAAAACATGTGTCTTTTGACGGCGCACTTTTCTGTTACTTTTAGAACCTGTGCTCTTAGAAGATGTGAAGAATCACTATAAACATCTTTGTTTTACAAGCAACTAGAACCGTGATTTAACAAGGTATTCAATGAACTCATATGAAA
The genomic region above belongs to Pseudoliparis swirei isolate HS2019 ecotype Mariana Trench chromosome 9, NWPU_hadal_v1, whole genome shotgun sequence and contains:
- the LOC130199263 gene encoding epithelial membrane protein 3-like; translated protein: MAYLLMFVTLLHLITLAILFIATMEKSWWVWDGLENSDLWYNCRFDNFTETWLCASSRETEWLKAVQVLMVISVVFSSVSFLVFLGQLFTMSKGGLFYFTGLCQVFAGLTAFSAALIYTLHKKEILQDSRELTSGHFGYCFILAWVCVPLLLCSGVIYIHLRKKE